From Candidatus Manganitrophus morganii, the proteins below share one genomic window:
- a CDS encoding dienelactone hydrolase family protein, which produces MAAQILTDDDLNSSMVEYPADGTILSAFLCRPKHTGRYPGLILIQEWWGLNDHIKGVAQRLAKEHFAVLAPDLYSRLGHVVTQNGAEAAKLSGALDPGKTVADLMGGLRYLKTLPEADPAKIGVIGFCIGGSFTLQLACRTGEIRCAVPFYGEIPTNEEIEKLSAPILYIYGEEDGWIQKEAVQRLKEALKKFKKPGEVKTYAGAPHAFFNDSRREVYNPKAAKDAWKRTLAFLEKYLRS; this is translated from the coding sequence ATGGCCGCCCAAATTCTGACCGACGACGACCTGAACTCCTCCATGGTGGAATACCCGGCCGACGGGACGATTCTCTCCGCTTTCCTCTGCCGCCCGAAACACACCGGCCGTTATCCGGGGTTGATCCTGATCCAGGAGTGGTGGGGGCTCAACGACCACATCAAAGGGGTCGCCCAACGGCTCGCGAAGGAGCATTTCGCCGTCCTCGCCCCCGATCTTTACTCCCGGCTCGGCCACGTCGTGACGCAGAACGGAGCGGAGGCGGCCAAGTTGTCGGGCGCGCTCGATCCGGGCAAAACCGTCGCCGACCTGATGGGCGGCCTCCGTTACCTGAAGACCCTGCCGGAGGCCGATCCCGCAAAAATCGGCGTGATCGGGTTTTGCATCGGCGGCTCCTTCACCCTGCAGCTCGCCTGCCGGACCGGAGAGATTCGATGCGCCGTCCCATTCTACGGCGAGATCCCGACAAACGAAGAGATCGAAAAATTGTCGGCGCCGATCCTCTACATCTACGGGGAAGAAGACGGCTGGATTCAAAAGGAAGCGGTCCAACGGCTGAAGGAGGCGCTGAAGAAATTCAAAAAACCGGGCGAGGTAAAAACCTATGCCGGCGCCCCCCATGCCTTCTTCAACGACAGCCGGAGAGAGGTCTACAATCCAAAGGCCGCGAAGGACGCGTGGAAG
- a CDS encoding gamma carbonic anhydrase family protein encodes MIHPFQEKFPKFPSTVFIEASAQVIGDVEMGAYSSVWFGSVVRGDVNYIRIGDRTNIQDLSVLHVTRKTHPLVIGSEVTVGHRVTLHGCTVRDRVLVGMGAILLDGAEVGEGSIIGAGALVTEGVKIPPGSLALGVPARVKRPLTPEESAFLSQSARNYVDLAQIYLKQTSK; translated from the coding sequence ATGATACATCCCTTTCAAGAAAAGTTTCCCAAATTCCCTTCGACCGTTTTCATCGAAGCGTCGGCGCAGGTGATCGGTGACGTGGAGATGGGGGCGTACAGCTCGGTCTGGTTTGGGTCGGTGGTCCGGGGGGATGTGAATTACATCCGGATCGGCGACCGGACCAATATCCAGGATCTTTCGGTTCTGCATGTGACCCGGAAGACCCATCCCCTCGTCATCGGCAGTGAGGTGACGGTCGGACACCGTGTGACGCTGCACGGCTGCACGGTGCGGGATCGGGTGCTGGTGGGGATGGGGGCGATTTTGCTCGACGGCGCCGAGGTGGGGGAGGGATCGATCATCGGCGCGGGGGCGCTGGTGACGGAGGGGGTGAAGATCCCCCCCGGCTCGCTGGCCCTGGGAGTGCCGGCCCGGGTGAAGCGGCCGCTGACGCCGGAAGAGAGCGCCTTTCTCTCCCAGTCGGCACGCAACTATGTCGACCTGGCGCAGATCTATTTAAAACAGACCTCCAAATAA
- a CDS encoding phage holin family protein — protein sequence MFRGILIRWLVNAGGLFLISYALEGIEVEGALPALIAAAVLGIINAIIRPILLILTLPINILTLGLFTLVLNGAMLALAAQVVRGFTVSGFWSAVLGALLLSILSSVMSFFIEDIARPRSEY from the coding sequence TTGTTCCGTGGCATTCTGATCCGGTGGCTGGTGAACGCGGGGGGGTTGTTCTTGATCTCGTATGCCCTGGAGGGGATCGAGGTCGAGGGAGCGCTCCCCGCGCTGATTGCGGCGGCGGTCCTCGGGATCATCAACGCGATCATCCGCCCGATCCTTCTCATTTTGACCCTCCCGATCAACATCTTGACCCTTGGCCTCTTTACCTTGGTCCTCAACGGCGCGATGTTGGCGCTGGCCGCTCAGGTGGTTCGGGGATTTACGGTCTCGGGCTTCTGGTCGGCGGTGCTCGGCGCGCTTCTCCTCTCCATCCTCAGCAGCGTCATGTCTTTCTTCATCGAGGATATCGCGCGGCCCCGATCCGAATATTAA
- a CDS encoding DUF3341 domain-containing protein translates to MAKKAVVGIFDSPYQAESCLNRLNAAGFAPTDISVLTPDKEGVRDFIHKKATKAPEGVATGATTGGVIGGVAGWLVGIGSLAIPGVGPFIAAGPIMAALGGAAIGAATGGIAGGLIGLGMPEYEAKQYEAKVKEGGILISVHCETSEEVDRAKEIFRESGARDISTTGEEGVSRREVA, encoded by the coding sequence ATGGCGAAGAAAGCAGTCGTTGGCATTTTCGATAGTCCCTATCAGGCGGAGAGCTGCCTCAATCGTCTCAACGCCGCGGGGTTCGCGCCGACCGATATTTCGGTCCTGACCCCCGATAAGGAAGGGGTTCGGGATTTCATTCACAAAAAAGCGACCAAAGCCCCGGAAGGGGTCGCCACCGGCGCAACCACCGGCGGGGTGATCGGCGGGGTCGCCGGCTGGCTGGTCGGGATCGGCTCACTTGCCATCCCGGGAGTCGGCCCCTTTATCGCCGCGGGCCCCATCATGGCGGCGCTCGGCGGCGCCGCCATCGGCGCCGCGACCGGGGGGATTGCGGGAGGACTGATCGGGCTCGGAATGCCGGAATACGAGGCCAAGCAGTATGAGGCAAAGGTCAAAGAAGGGGGAATCTTAATCTCCGTCCATTGCGAAACATCCGAAGAGGTCGATCGCGCCAAAGAAATTTTCAGAGAAAGCGGCGCAAGGGACATCTCGACGACCGGAGAAGAAGGGGTTTCCCGGAGGGAAGTGGCTTAA
- a CDS encoding BON domain-containing protein: MKRIVWIIAVLFVLTGGPADAVEKEGPSVAPDNSEINQRDRGSSAVTPEMQGTDPADVETTRKIRKEITEDDSLSTTAKNVKIITQEGKVTLRGPVNSPAEKEKIARKAEQIAGAGKVENELEVKSSTMR; the protein is encoded by the coding sequence ATGAAGCGAATCGTTTGGATCATTGCAGTTCTCTTTGTATTGACCGGCGGGCCGGCCGATGCGGTGGAGAAGGAAGGTCCGTCCGTCGCGCCGGACAACAGCGAGATCAACCAGAGGGACCGGGGCTCCTCGGCCGTGACGCCGGAGATGCAAGGCACCGACCCCGCCGACGTCGAGACCACCCGGAAAATTCGGAAAGAGATCACGGAAGATGATTCCCTCTCCACCACGGCGAAGAATGTAAAAATTATCACGCAGGAGGGAAAGGTAACCCTTCGCGGACCGGTCAACAGCCCGGCCGAAAAAGAGAAGATCGCCAGGAAGGCGGAGCAGATCGCCGGGGCGGGAAAAGTTGAAAATGAGCTGGAGGTGAAATCCTCCACGATGAGATAA
- a CDS encoding ferritin-like domain-containing protein, which translates to MPEINALLQGLFIEERQLNSAYTAYLPLLHPPVLREKIRGWVGEGWKHIEGLEKEIEKRGAVAGRSAAPAPTHPASDETHDLLDFFFQKEERLYYSYREALKRTEEEDLRALLFRHLEEQKGHLAGIQNLYAEFLYY; encoded by the coding sequence ATGCCGGAAATCAACGCCCTTCTCCAAGGGCTGTTCATCGAAGAGCGGCAGTTGAATTCAGCCTATACCGCTTATCTGCCGCTGCTTCATCCGCCGGTGTTGCGCGAGAAGATTCGCGGGTGGGTCGGGGAGGGGTGGAAACATATCGAAGGGCTGGAGAAGGAGATCGAGAAGCGGGGGGCTGTTGCAGGCCGATCGGCGGCGCCCGCGCCGACTCATCCCGCGTCGGATGAGACGCACGACCTTCTCGATTTTTTCTTCCAGAAGGAGGAGCGGCTCTACTACTCCTACCGGGAAGCGCTGAAGCGGACCGAGGAGGAGGATCTCCGCGCCCTTCTCTTCCGCCACCTCGAAGAGCAAAAGGGGCACCTCGCCGGAATTCAGAATCTCTATGCTGAGTTCCTCTATTACTAA